The Ectothiorhodospiraceae bacterium BW-2 nucleotide sequence TAGTCGCGCCGAACTAGAGGAGCTAGATAAAATGATGCGCGAACAGTGGCAGCTACGACGCGAGCAGAGGGAGCGGCAGCCCTAACGGTCGCCGATGGCCCCCGGAGAGCTGTGGCGCATCCTCTTTATCGGCTGGACCTTCCTACGGCACGGTCTGGATGAGCTGCTATTTGCCACCCCCCTATTTCGTCCCATCCACTTTTTGCGCTGGACACTCTGGTGGCACTGGCTTAGACGAGATCGAAAACTGGGTAATCGCGGTGAGAGGATCCGCTGTGCCTTAGAAGATCTCGGCCCTATCTTCGTCAAATTTGGCCAAATCCTCTCCACTCGTCGCGATCTACTCCCCGACGATATCGCCACCGAGCTCATCAAACTACAAGATAGAGTCCCCCCCTTCTCCGGCGAAGTGGCGCGCAAAATCATCGAAAAGGCGTATCAGCAGCCACTAGAGAAGATCTTCAAACAGTTCGAGACCACCCCACTCGCCTCGGCCTCCATCGCCCAAGTCCACTGCGCCACCCTCCATGATGGCACCCCTGTGGTGGTCAAGGTGATCCGTCCCTCAATCGATAAGGTGATTCGGCGCGACATCGGCCTGCTCTATACCCTCGCCCACAGCGTACAGCGCTACTGGTCGGAGGGGGCACGACTCCATCCGGTAGAGGTGGTGCGCGAATTTGAGAAAAATCTGCTCGATGAGCTCGATCTACTGCGCGAAGCGGCCTCAGCGACCCAAATAAAGCGTAACTTCGCTAACTCCGAGCTACTCTATGTCCCCGAAATCTACTGGCCTTGGTGTCGTAAGCAGGTGATGGTGATGGAGCGAATTAACGGCATTCCGATTGGCGATATTGCCGCGCTAAGAGCCGCTGGAGTGAACTTTAAACAGCTAGCCGAGAGAGGGGTGGAGATCTTCTTTACCCAAGTCTTTGAGCACAACTTCTTTCACGCCGATATGCATCCTGGCAACATCTTCGTCTCGGCCGAAGAGCACCACTATCTGGCGATCGACTTTGGCATTGTCGGCACCCTAAGCCCCGACGATAAGCGCTATCTAGCTGAAAACTTCCTCGCCTTCTTTAAACGCGACTATCAACGGGTAGCGGAGCTCCATGTCGAGTCGGGTTGGGTGCCCAAACATACCCGAGTCGATGAGTTTGAGGCGGCGATTCGTACCGTCTGTGAGCCGATCTTTGAAAAACCGCTACAGGAGATCTCCTTCGGTCAGCTACTGCTACGGCTATTTCAGACCGCTCGCCGCTTCAATATGGAGGTACAGCCGCAGCTAGTGCTGCTGCAAAAGACGCTGCTCAATATCGAAGGGTTAGGACGACAACTCTACCCTGAACTCGATCTGTGGCAGACCGCCAAACCCTTTTTAGAGCGCTGGATGGATGAACAGCTCGGAGTACGGGCAGTCGTCGCTCGGGTGAAACGGGCCTTTCCCCGCTGGAACGAAACCGCAGCCGATATGCCGATGCTTATTCACGACACCCTACAGCAGGCGACCCACGGTAAGCTACAGTTACAACTGCACGAACAGAGCCTAAATAAAATTCAACAGATCCTAGAGCAGACTCAGCGTCGTACCGCGTCAACCATTATGGCCGCAGCGCTCATTATTAGCGCAACGGTATTAATGGGGTTACAGAGCTACTATCAACCTAGCGCCGCCGGCGTACCGCTATTAAGTTGGCTGATGGGGATAGCTGGGGGGGTGCTCTATTTTCGGGGGCGCTAAACCGGCACCAGTTACGAGTTGACTAAAGCTGTCGAATCCTCTCCGACTGCTGCTGTAACTGTCGCAGAGAGCCTTCGGCATCGGCCAGTTTCGCCTGCTCGTTAGCCACCACCGCCTCGGGAGCATTGGCCGTAAAGTTGGCGTTACCTAGTTTGCCTCGCAGCCGTTTGACCTCCTGCTCTAGCTTGGCCACCTGCTTACCGAGTCGCTCCAGTTCAGCTCCCTTATCAATCAGCCCCGCCATGGGGACCAGTAGCTGCATCTCGCCGACTAGAGAGGTCGCCGACTCCGGTGACTCCTGTTCCGGCTCTAGCCAGATAATTTGCTCTAGTTTGGCTAGCTTGAGCAGCAGCGGGCGGTAGCTATGCAACCATTCGCTATCCTGTGCCGAACCGTTGTTAAGATAGATAGTCAGTGGCTTGCTAGGAGCGATATTCATACCCGAACGGATTTTTCGCACCCCAACCACCACTGCCATCAGCCACTCCACTTCAGCCTCCGCCTCGGTATCGATGAGCGCCTCATTCGACTTAGGATAGGGTTGTAGCATCACCGTCTCACCCCTCACTGCGGCTAGGGGGGCCACCTTTTGCCAAATCTCTTCGGTCAGATAGGGCATTAACGGGTGAGTTAGCCGCATCATCTGCTCTAGCACCTGCACTAGCGTACGGCGGGTGCCTCGTTTAAGCGCGGCAGAGCTCTCCGCGCTATTGAGGATCGGCTTGCTTAGCTCCAGATACCAGTCGCAGTAGATATTCCAGCTAAACTCATAGAGGCTTTGCGCCACCAGATCGAGCCGATAGTCGGCCATCGCCTTGTGAATCGTGGCGATGGTCTGTTGTAGCTTCGATAATATCCAGCGATCAGGCGACGATAACTCGATCTCTCCCCCCTGCTGGCCGCAATCTTCGCCCTCCACATTCATTAGTACAAATCGAGCCGCATTCCAGAGCTTGTTACAGAAGTTACGATACCCCTCCACTCGACCTAAATCGAAGTTAATATCGCGACCGGTGGAGGCGAGTGAGGCGAAGGTAAAGCGCAGCGCGTCGGTGCCGAAAGCGGGGATCCCTTTGGGAAACTCTTTACGGGTGAGCTGCTCTATCTTTGCCGCCATCTCGGGCTGCATCAGGCCACTGGTACGCTTTTTAAGCAGCGATTCGAGATCGATACCATCAATCAGATCAATTGGATCGAGCACATTGCCCTTCGACTTGGACATCTTCTGGCCGTGGGCATCGCGCACCAGTCCATGGATATAGATATCGCGAAACGGTACCTGTCCCTCCATAAACTTCATTCCGAACATCACCATA carries:
- the ubiB gene encoding ubiquinone biosynthesis regulatory protein kinase UbiB, with the protein product MAPGELWRILFIGWTFLRHGLDELLFATPLFRPIHFLRWTLWWHWLRRDRKLGNRGERIRCALEDLGPIFVKFGQILSTRRDLLPDDIATELIKLQDRVPPFSGEVARKIIEKAYQQPLEKIFKQFETTPLASASIAQVHCATLHDGTPVVVKVIRPSIDKVIRRDIGLLYTLAHSVQRYWSEGARLHPVEVVREFEKNLLDELDLLREAASATQIKRNFANSELLYVPEIYWPWCRKQVMVMERINGIPIGDIAALRAAGVNFKQLAERGVEIFFTQVFEHNFFHADMHPGNIFVSAEEHHYLAIDFGIVGTLSPDDKRYLAENFLAFFKRDYQRVAELHVESGWVPKHTRVDEFEAAIRTVCEPIFEKPLQEISFGQLLLRLFQTARRFNMEVQPQLVLLQKTLLNIEGLGRQLYPELDLWQTAKPFLERWMDEQLGVRAVVARVKRAFPRWNETAADMPMLIHDTLQQATHGKLQLQLHEQSLNKIQQILEQTQRRTASTIMAAALIISATVLMGLQSYYQPSAAGVPLLSWLMGIAGGVLYFRGR